Below is a window of Streptomyces sp. WMMB303 DNA.
GGCCGCCCAGGGCGCGGGCAGGCGGCGCCGTCGGGCGGCACGGGCCGGGCAGGGCGGCGCGGGGCACGGTTCGGACGGCGGAGCAGGACGTGTTTCTCAGCCGTACGGGAGGTTTTCCCGATGTTCCGTAGGCAACAATCGTGATTCACCTCTTCCATAGGGGGCAGGAAGGGCCGTTACATGTGAGCGCTCGTTTGCACACCACCCTCATTAGGAGCCGGCTGCCCCATGAGTTCCCAGCACACCCCGCGTACGTCGGGGGAGCCGCCACAGAGTCCGCCCGCACCCGGTCCCGGGGACGGTGACGGCCTCCAGGCGGGCCTCAAGAACCGCCATCTGTCCATGATCGCCATCGGCGGCGTCATCGGCGCCGGGCTCTTCATCGGCTCCAAGGCCGGTATCGCGGACGCCGGTCCCGGCATCCTGCTGTCCTACGCACTCGCCGGGCTGCTCGTCGTCCTGGTGATGCGGATGCTGGGCGAGATGGCCGCCGCCCAGCCGACCTCCGGGTCCTTCTCCACCTACGCCGACCGTGCGCTGGGCCGCTGGGCCGGGTTCACCATCGGCTGGCTGTACTGGTTCTTCTGGTCCGTGGTGCTCGCCGTGGAGGCGACCGCGGCCGCCGAGATCCTGGAAGGCTGGGCGCCCGCGGTACCCCAGTGGGGCTGGGCCCTGCTGGTGATGCTGGTACTGACCGGCACCAACCTGATCTCCGTCGGCTCCTACGGCGAGTTCGAGTTCTGGTTCGCGGGGATCAAGGTCGTCGCGATCATCGCGTTCATCGTCATCGGTGTGATCGCCTTCGCGGGTCTGCCGCCCGCCGACCACTTCGCGGGAGCGGAGAACCTGACCGGGCACGGCGGATTCCTGCCCAACGGTCCCGGAGCGATCCTCTCCGGCATGCTGCTGGTGGTCTTCTCGTTCATGGGCAGCGAGATCGTGACCCTGGCCGCCGCCGAGTCGCCGAACCCGGTCGACGCCGTACGCAAGGCCGTCAACAGCGTGATCTGGCGGATCGGGCTGTTCTACATCGGCTCGATCTTCGTGATCGTCTCGCTGCTGCCCTGGGACTCGAAGGCGATCGCCTCCGAAGGCCCGTACGTGGCCGTACTGAACTCGCTGGACATCCCGTACGCGGGCACCGTGATGGACATCGTGGTGCTCACCGCCGTGCTCTCCTGCCTGAACTCGGGCCTGTACACCGCGTCGCGGATGGCCTTCTCGCTGGGTGAGCGCAAGGACGCGCCGGCCTCCTTCGGCCGCACCAACGGCCGCGGTGTGCCCACCACCGCGATCCTGGCCTCGGTGGCGTTCGGGTTCATCGCCGTCTTCTTCAATTACATCGCCAAGGACACGGTCTTCGAGTTCCTGCTCAACTCCTCCGGCGCCGTCGCTCTGTTCGTCTGGCTGGTCATCTGCGCCTCGCAGCTGCGGATGCGGCGCCGGATCGAGCGGGAGACCCCGGAGAAGCTGACCGTGCGGATGTGGCTGTACCCGTATCTGACCTGGGCGACCATCGGTCTGATCGTCTTCGTGATCGGCTACATGTTCACCGACGAGGACGGCCGGGTCCAGATGGTCCTGTCGCTGGCAGTCGCCGCCGTGGTGCTGGTGGCCTCGCTGGTCAAGGACCGGATCGTCGGCCGGCGGGGCGAGCCGCTCCCCGGCGTCCCCGCCCCCTCCGGGGAGGACGGCACCGGGCCGGACGCCACCGCGGCCGGCCGGGTGCCGAAGCCCGCCGGGGAGGCCGACCCGCAGGCGACCCGCCGCTGACGGCACCCGGAAGGCGGCCCGCCGCGGGCAGGCCGCAGCAGAACCGAGGGGCCCGGCGCCGCGACGGCGCCGGGCCCCTCGGGCACAGCGGATGCGTGGCCCGCTTACGGGCCGGGCGCGGGTGTCAGTCCTGGCGGCCCGCCAGCTTCCAGGCCGCGGGCAGCGCGCCCATCGCCAGCGCGGCCTTGACGGCGTCCCCGACCAGGAACGGCACCAGCCCGGCGGCGAGCGCCGCACCGGCCGACATACCGGTGGACAGGGCCAGGTACGGGACCCCGAACGCGTAGATGATCGCCGTGCCCACCGCCATGGTCCCGGCCGTGCGCAGCACACCGCGGTCACCGCCCCGGCGGGCGAGGGCGCCCACGGCGAGCGAGGCCAGCACCATGCCGAACACATAGCCGAGCGAGGGCATCCCGACTCCCGAGGACGCCTGCGCGAACCACGGCACCCCGGCCATGCCCGCCACCGCGTACAGCGCCAGGGCCAGGAAGCCGCGCCCGGCACCCAGTCCGACGCCGATCAGCAGCGCGGCGAAGGTCTGGCCGGTGACCGGCACGGGCGAGCCCGGGATCGGCACCGCGAGCTGGGCGGCGGCGCCGGTCAGCGCGGCGCCGCCGAGGACGAGCGCGACGTCCCGGACCCGGGCGCGCGCTGAGCTGGAGGCGGGCAGCAGATCCGCGAGCACGGCTCCCGGACGCGGTGTGGCTGCGGAAGTGAGGGCACTCATCTGGCATCTCCGTCTGGTGCGAGCTGGTAGAAGCAGGCACGGGCGCGCAGAGCGTCGGCCTCGTGCGCGTCGACGCTAGCCGAATCCGCTCGTGCGCCGAGCGTGAGCGGGGCGTGAGCTTGCTGACAGTGCGGGGCACGGAAGGGCCGGTTCGCCCCGGTTCACCGCCGAAGGGGGCTGTCCGCATTGCGGAAAGCACTGCACGATTATTGCCGTGCCGGGGCAGGCTCCCGAACACTGTGGAAACGCCAGTCTCCCCGATGGCTGCGGGACCACGCGCAGCGCCCCGTCCCCCGCTCACCCTCACACACTCCAGGAACGGCCACTGATGACGCGCACCGAGACCTCCGACGCGCCACACCCGCCCGGCGGACCCGCCACGCCGTCCGGCCCCCCGGAGGGCACCGGCCCCTCCGGCGGCACCCTCGCGCACGGCCTCAAGCAGCGCCACCTCTCGATGATCGCCCTGGGCGGGGTGATCGGCGCGGGGCTCTTCGTCGGCTCCGGCGCCGGCATCGCCGCCGCGGGCCCGGCGATCGTCCTCGCGTACGCCGCCTCCGGCGCGCTGGTGATGCTCGTCATGCGGATGCTGGGCGAGATGTCGGCGGCCCGCCCGGCCTCCGGCTCCTTCTCCGTCCACGCGGAGCGGGCCCTGGGACCTTGGGCGGGTTTCACCGCGGGCTGGATCTACTGGACGCTGCTGTGCGTGGCCATCGCCACCGAGGCGACCGCGGCGGCGAAGATCACGACCGGCTGGCTGCCCGGGACCGAGCAGTGGATGTGGGTCGCGCTGTTCATGCTCGTCTTCTGCGCCACCAATCTGGCCCAGGTGCGGAACTTCGGCGAGTACGAGTTCTGGTTCGCCGCGGTGAAGGTGCTGGCCATCAGCGCCTTCCTGGTGCTGGGCGGGCTCGCGATAGCCGGCCTGCTGCCGGGCACCGACTCGCCGGGCGCCGGCA
It encodes the following:
- a CDS encoding amino acid permease is translated as MSSQHTPRTSGEPPQSPPAPGPGDGDGLQAGLKNRHLSMIAIGGVIGAGLFIGSKAGIADAGPGILLSYALAGLLVVLVMRMLGEMAAAQPTSGSFSTYADRALGRWAGFTIGWLYWFFWSVVLAVEATAAAEILEGWAPAVPQWGWALLVMLVLTGTNLISVGSYGEFEFWFAGIKVVAIIAFIVIGVIAFAGLPPADHFAGAENLTGHGGFLPNGPGAILSGMLLVVFSFMGSEIVTLAAAESPNPVDAVRKAVNSVIWRIGLFYIGSIFVIVSLLPWDSKAIASEGPYVAVLNSLDIPYAGTVMDIVVLTAVLSCLNSGLYTASRMAFSLGERKDAPASFGRTNGRGVPTTAILASVAFGFIAVFFNYIAKDTVFEFLLNSSGAVALFVWLVICASQLRMRRRIERETPEKLTVRMWLYPYLTWATIGLIVFVIGYMFTDEDGRVQMVLSLAVAAVVLVASLVKDRIVGRRGEPLPGVPAPSGEDGTGPDATAAGRVPKPAGEADPQATRR
- a CDS encoding biotin transporter BioY yields the protein MSALTSAATPRPGAVLADLLPASSSARARVRDVALVLGGAALTGAAAQLAVPIPGSPVPVTGQTFAALLIGVGLGAGRGFLALALYAVAGMAGVPWFAQASSGVGMPSLGYVFGMVLASLAVGALARRGGDRGVLRTAGTMAVGTAIIYAFGVPYLALSTGMSAGAALAAGLVPFLVGDAVKAALAMGALPAAWKLAGRQD